The DNA region ATTAGTCCCTTCTTCCTGAGGGAAAAGGCTACGAGTGCATGGATGCACGAGATAGGGCAACGCATGGAGCAGTTGCCGAGGATGAGGGGGGATAATGTAGTGGCGATTAATGAATCGCCCGTACGAACCCCTCACCCCAACCCTCTCCCTGGGGGGAGAGGGAGTTTTTCAACAAGCTGATAGGATTTTATTTAGCCGCCCATCTGCTTTTCGCGGATCTCGTCCAGCTCCTTGCAATCGATGCAGAGCGTGGCCGTAGGGCGGGCCTCAAGACGGCGGATACCGATCTCGATGCCACAGCTTTCACAGAAGCCGTATTCACCATCGTCGACCATCTTGATCGATTCCTCGATCTTCTTAATGAGTTTGCGTTCACGATCGCGGGTACGCAGTTCCATGGTGAAGTCGGATTCCTGACTGGCGCGATCGTTGGGGTCGGGGAAGTTGGCAGCCTCGTCCTGCATGTAATGCATAGTGCGGTCCACTTCCTCCATCAGGGCGTGTTTCCAGGCAGTCAGCAGGTGACGAAAGTGTTCCGCCTGCTGCGTGTTCATGTAGTCCTCGCCCTTCTTCGCCTGATAGGGCTGAAAGTTGCCAAATCCCTGGAGCAGGCTCTCGGCACGGGCGCGGGCCTTGGCCGCAGCCATTGACGCTGGTTTGGTGGGTGTTGCAGCTACCTTCTTGATGACAGGGGCAGCGGCGGCAGGCGCCGGGGTGGTAACTGCTTTTTTCTCGGCGGCTTTTGGAGCCGTTGCGGTCGTTTTCTTTTCTGGAGCTTTCTTCACAGGGGCCTTCTTCGTAGCAGTAGTGGTGGCCGGTTTCTTAGCAACAGGCTTCTTAGCCGCCGCAGCCGGAGCCTTTTTCTTAGGCGCAGCCTTGGGTGCAGGTTTCTTAGCATTCGTTGCGGTCTTTTTCGTCGGCGACATGCCCATCTCCTAGTCCGAACCGGGGGAATAAAGGGTTGACTATATACTAAAAATGGCGGCTGCTGGCAACTCTAAGCGAATTTTATTCTGAAATGGATGATCTCAAGAAAATGTCTATTTATCAATCAGATAGTTAGGAAAAATAGTCCGGGGATGATAAACTTCTAATTTTCAGGCAGGTCAAACAAAGGGTGTTTATGGCCAATTTGCAGGCACTGATTTTCGATGTCGATGGAACTTTGGCGGATACGGAACGTGATGGTCACCGGGTAGCCTTTAACAAAGCGTTTGTGAACACGGGACTGGATTGGGATTGGTCGGTCGAGCTGTACGGCAAATTGCTGGCCGTCACCGGTGGCAAAGAGCGCATTCGCTATTATCTGCAAAACTTCAACACCACATTTAAATTACCGGCGAATGGCGATGCATTCATCACTGAATTACATCTCGCCAAAAATAAAATCTTTGCCGACATGCTTAAGAACGGTGCGATTCCGTTGCGGCCGGGTGTTGCACGCTTGTTGCGTGAGGCTCATCAAGCAGGTGTGCGTTTGGCAATTGCAACCACCACCAG from Gammaproteobacteria bacterium includes:
- the dksA gene encoding RNA polymerase-binding protein DksA, whose protein sequence is MSPTKKTATNAKKPAPKAAPKKKAPAAAAKKPVAKKPATTTATKKAPVKKAPEKKTTATAPKAAEKKAVTTPAPAAAAPVIKKVAATPTKPASMAAAKARARAESLLQGFGNFQPYQAKKGEDYMNTQQAEHFRHLLTAWKHALMEEVDRTMHYMQDEAANFPDPNDRASQESDFTMELRTRDRERKLIKKIEESIKMVDDGEYGFCESCGIEIGIRRLEARPTATLCIDCKELDEIREKQMGG